A section of the Citrus sinensis cultivar Valencia sweet orange chromosome 8, DVS_A1.0, whole genome shotgun sequence genome encodes:
- the LOC127899191 gene encoding probable terpene synthase 9, translating into MKIKLASVTYTSSVVSVHACKILFSPSVAARGKNGQSRLNRIIASNISAKPPQVNQRRSANYHPSIWSPELIESFTTDYKYDLYAGRLEKLKQEVKKLFSSTKGSYDRLKLIDSLQRLGVAYHFEQEIEEAINLLTKDVSTLKDLNETALSFRLLREHGHSISTDVFDKFRNADGKFSESLEGDITGLLSLYEASFLGSVQEDVLEEAKSFSTKHLNDYLSGKLETNFLTEKLQQSLDIPLYWRMQRNEAQNFIDLYPTDDPKNLALLLELAKLDFNLVQSIHQKELKELARWWRELGFKETLSFSRDRLMENYLWAMGIVFEPQFNKCRIELTKFVCILTAIDDMYDIYGSLNELELFTDAVKRWNIGAMEKLPYYMQICYLAMFNFGNDLAYDVLKNHGLNLLSYIKNEWANLCGSYLVEARWFSGGHKPTLNEYLENAWTSVAGPAAIVHACLLPPKECKLTKHSLINCLKDGYEVIYWSSQITRLSNDLGTSKVEIKRGDVVKSVQCCMNEKGISTEEARDRIQGLLNYSWKKLNENRIAKSNCLPNTLMKMCLNMARTAQCIYQHGDGIGSSNGVTKDRLVSLILKPIPIEQ; encoded by the exons atgaaaataaaattagcttCCGTCACTTACACATCAAGTGTTGTCAGTGTTCATGCTTGTAAAATCTTGTTCTCACCAAGTGTTGCCGCAAGAGGCAAAAATGGGCAATCAAGATTAAATAGAATTATTGCTTCTAATATCTCTGCTAAACCGCCGCAAGTGAATCAACGGCGGTCGGCTAATTACCATCCTAGCATCTGGAGTCCTGAACTCATAGAGTCATTTACCACCGATTATAAA TATGATTTGTATGCCGGCCGATTGGAGAAGTTAAAGCAAGAGGTTAAGAAGTTATTTTCATCCACCAAAGGATCTTACGACAGATTAAAGCTAATTGACTCATTGCAGAGGTTGGGAGTGGCTTATCATTTTGAACAAGAGATTGAAGAGGCTATAAATTTACTCACAAAAGATGTTAGTACACTCAAGGATCTCAATGAAACAGCATTGTCTTTTCGGCTTCTACGGGAACATGGCCATTCAATTAGCACAG ATGTGTTCGACAAATTCAGAAACGCGGATGGGAAGTTCAGTGAGAGTTTAGAAGGGGATATAACAGGCCTTTTGAGTTTATATGAAGCTTCATTCCTCGGATCAGTTCAAGAAGATGTTTTAGAGGAAGCCAAGAGCTTCAGCACTAAACACCTAAATGATTACTTATCAGGGAAGTTGGAGACTAATTTTCTTACTGAAAAATTACAGCAATCACTTGATATCCCACTGTATTGGAGAATGCAAAGAAATGAGGCTCAAAATTTCATCGATTTATACCCAACAGATGATCCAAAAAATTTGGCGTTGTTGCTGGAGCTAGCCAAGTTGGATTTCAATTTAGTACAATCCATACACCAGAAAGAACTTAAGGAGTTGGCAAG GTGGTGGAGAGAATTGGGTTTCAAAGAGACATTATCATTCTCAAGAGACAGATTGATGGAGAACTATTTGTGGGCAATGGGCATTGTTTTTGAGCCCCAGTTTAATAAATGCAGGATTGAACTCACCAAATTTGTATGCATCTTAACGGCCATTGATGACATGTATGATATATATGGATCATTAAATGAGCTTGAACTGTTCACAGATGCAGTAAAAAG GTGGAATATTGGGGCCATGGAGAAACTGCCATATTATATGCAGATTTGCTATTTGGCTATGTTCAACTTTGGAAATGACTTGGCATATGATGTTCTCAAAAATCATGGCCTGAATTTGCTGTCTTACATTAAGAATGAG TGGGCAAACCTTTGTGGATCGTATTTGGTAGAAGCAAGATGGTTTAGTGGAGGGCACAAGCCAACTTTGAACGAGTATTTAGAAAATGCCTGGACTTCTGTGGCAGGCCCTGCAGCCATCGTCCATGCGTGTCTGCTACCACCcaaagaatgcaaattaactAAACATTCACTAATTAATTGCCTCAAAGATGGCTATGAGGTTATCTATTGGTCATCACAAATTACTCGACTTAGCAATGATTTGGGAACTTCCAAG GTTGAGATTAAGAGAGGGGATGTGGTAAAATCTGTTCAGTGCTGCATGAATGAAAAAGGCATATCCACGGAAGAAGCAAGAGACCGCATACAAGGTTTATTAAACTATTCGTGGAAGAAGCTGAATGAGAATAGAATCGCTAAAAGTAATTGCCTCCCAAATACATTGATGAAAATGTGCTTAAACATGGCAAGAACTGCACAATGCATTTATCAGCATGGAGATGGCATTGGATCATCAAATGGGGTCACTAAAGATCGTTTAGTCTCTTTGATCCTTAAGCCTATCCCTATCGAACAATAA